TTCCATGCTATCATCTGTTAACATCAAACACACTAGCCAAAGTTGTTACTCTTGTTTGCTGGTTGTCAAAATTTCTTTCTTCATAATATCTATTCTTCCCATTTACTGTAATCTTTAATGTATCCAGTAGTGTCAGCACTAAACTGCTTCTCAGTTATTATATATATGCAatcattttctctctcttttctttCAGTTTCGTCCATCTTCTGAAGGAGAAGTCCAGCGAACAGAATGCTTGCGGTCTCTAAGGGAAGTTGCTGTTGCACTTGCTGAGAGACCAGCTCGGGGTGACTTAACCGGTGAAGTATGCCACTGGGCGGATGGCTATCACCTCAATGTTAGATTATATGAAAAGCTCCTTCTCAGTGTCTTTGACATCTTAGATGAGGGGAAGCTGACAGAGGTTAGATAATTATTACTCTTGTTGCTGATTAAATAAGATTTTAGATTTGCACAGATTAATTTTGATTGTTGTCGCTATCTAAAATTTGACGTGATGTTagctaattaaatttatcattactgctttaaaaaaaaatagttatcaGTTCTAGAAATAATTTTGAATTGCAGGAAGAATGTTACATTTTTCACAGGAATATTTATGAAGTTTAAGCTATGACTCCATTGCGACTTAAGTAGAAATTTgcccccctcaacttgtaagcaatgggcaattagcacataaattaattttgtgggcaaatCAGTCTTAAAGTTAGTGGTTATGGTCAATTAACCCCATTTTTGCaaattagcttacaagttgagggggcaaattgcaaATATGGGGTTAATAACTAATTTTcccataaagttaatttatgttctaattgctcattgcttacaagttgagaaggcaaattgctacttaagttaCTCCGTTGCTTTCTATATTGAAAaggatgttttttttttctggcTAATTTGGTATAgttccttttttattttcaggaaGTAGAAGAGATACTTGAGCTTTTGAAATCTACCTGGCGTGTCCTTGGACTTACGGAGACTATCCATTACACATGCTACTCATGGGTATTATTTCATCAGGTAATCTTCCCATTTTCCCTCACTGCAGCACCTGGACAATTAAGTACTAAGGTGTATGTAGCCTTCCTTCTATTCCTTACTAAAACATAAAACTGCATGGTCCGTGgtttacacattttctcattttaatttatagtgAGACTTTCCAGACTAGCTAATTATCATCTGCAAGAAAGGGATCAGACAACATGCTTTTTAAATACCATTTTTTTTCCGTAGACTGTCATCATTGATCTTAAATCCGGCACTGCTCTTGATTTGATTATTTccattttgattatttgattgcAGTATATTATCACACAAGAGCACAGACTCTTGCAGCTTGCCATTGAACAGCTAAGGAAGATATCATTGAAGGAACAACGGGGCCCTCAAGAGAGGTTGCATTTGAAAAGTTTGTCTTCCAGAGTTGAAGGCGAAGATTTATCTTTTTTGCAGTCTTTCTTGTCACCAATTCAGAAATGGGCTGATAAACAGTTGGCAGACTACCATAAGAACTTTGCAGAGGTTTGACAAACTTATTGGATTTAATCatttaatgttgattttggTAATTATAATCCATAAATGAGAATCGCTCAAGTCAGATACTCATTTGTAGCCTCTAAATTTGACATTATTCAACTAAACTTGACAGTTAGCATAtcatttatatatgatattattcTGTGTCACTTCAATAAGAAATTATTTGCCAGATATGAAGTTATATGATGCTATCTAAGTGATGTGCATATGAGTTGGGGATCATAGAGAGATTTGAATGAAAGTGGCATTTCTTGTTTCCTTATAGTTTACTCATTAATTCTCACAATTTGAATCGTGCATTTCCTCAATAGGAAATTTTTTTGCCTGTGCTGTTTTTGACTGCAGTTCCATCTATCTATCATATAATACATTGACCTTGCAGGATTCTGCAACTATGGAGGATGTAGTTTTAGTTGCAATGGTTACTCGGAGACTTCTTTTGGAAGAATCTGATCAGGTAAACAAACTTGCTTGTGCCTGTCACACACTGTTTCTGTTATGAGAATTTTAAGGGATAATTGCTAATTATCACCCCTGAGGTTAGTGCAAAAttactatataataaataactAGGAGTTTCAGTTATCTAAATATCAGGGGAAACAATGATTTTTCTAACTTCATGGGGAATGTAATAATTTTGACCTAACCTTGATGGGATGATACTGATAGTAATTATTCCCTTTTTTATATACTTCAGAGATATTAATTTGTTAGAACTTGTACTGGTTGCTGCACATGTTGTTTGATTATGACTTGAAACTTACACTTATACATTTCCTTCATTTCTCTTGTAGGCATCTGTTACAGATCGAGAGCAGATAGAGTCATACATATCAACTTCCATTAAGAGTGCATTTACAAGGGTAAGTGTTCTAACCTCACAGATTGTGACCGGTACCCTAGATTGCTGATGATAGAGCATGCACTCTGAAAGTAAGAGCAAATGTTGCAGAAGCTACATGTTGTATAAAGGCTAagcaatttcattttttaaacttATAATTGCTGAATGCTTCATAAGCAGGCCAAACAAAAACATAGAAAATATGCACCATAAGatatatcataaaaaaatagtacaataaCAGTCACCATAGTACTGTTTTAGCCCATTCAATTCAACTCAACTTTTTTCCACAAAGACTTAATCCCAAGTTAATTAGGAAGTCTGAAAAATgaatatatctatttttttgatttagatCTCTGTCAAGTAGAAGCTGAGAGCTAGAAGGGTTGCGAGATTCTTATAGTTTCTGTTAAGAATGAGTTTACCAGTTGAATAAATTAGCAAATGTGTTATAGTAGAGAGAGTAAGAATAAAGTTGACATTTCCTTGTTTATTTTCATGGAAAGTCTTGTGTGGACTAAAGATCATCTACTAATCTCTCTCCCCCTCCCCGCCTTTCCTACTTCTTAATGCAGACTTTTCAGGCTGTTGAAAGGTTAGACACAATGCATGAGCATTGTCTGGCATTGCTTGCGGAAGAAACGAAGAAACTGCTGAGAAAAGAATCAACAGTATTCACACCAATCTTGTCAAGGAGACATCCTCAAGCAATTATTATTTCAGCATCACTTCTTCATAGACTTTATGGGATCAAGTTGGTAAGGAGTTTGAGTTGATTCTGCATGAGTTTATATCATCTTATTTATCTCCTTGTGTACTTTTTAGATCTTGAATCTAACTTAAAATTTTTTATCTAAAGAAACCATTTCTGGATGCTGCTGAACATCTAACCGAGGACGTTGTATCAGTATTTCCAGCTGCTGATAGCCTTGAGCTGTATATAATGTCACTTATTTCTTCTGGAGAGGGAAATGCTGAAGCCAATTTCAGAAAAGTAACTCCATACCAGGTAGATAGCTGAGCTTGCTTGCTCGACTTTTCTCTTTCTATTTTGACCCCTTCTGTTTTTTAGTTCAATAACATAAGCTCACCACAGCTTGTGTAGCATAAGTTAGTTTTTGTTCAGCTTTTTAATGGAAATACAACTGATTTGAGTCCTGTTCTATTATGTGTATTAGAAGGTCTAATGACCAAAACAAATTTAACCCATTTGTAGTCATGTCTTCAAAATGACCAGGGTGAAGGCTAACCTctcccatttttcaaaatctttcATTAATATGGCCATCAGAAAAAAGGCTGCTTATTCCGGTCAAGAAATCACTCTTTTTATTGCAGACCAACCCTTGTTAAATTAGTCAAAGTCTAGAGCTGGGTAAAAGCACTCAGTACCCTGCTGAGACCATCTGTGTATCACTTTCAGGACGCTGCTTAAGCAGAACTAACTTTTCGACCCTCCTTCCTTTCAACCAAATGAAATTAGAAACATCGGATATAGCTTCTGAGTGtgataataaaatcaatcatgTGAGATATACTCTGCTTGAAGCTGTGGTGATGTTTTGGCTTTACTGAAAGCTCTGATTGTTTAGCGTAAACGACTATGGTAAGGGTGTATGGTGGTGTTATTTTTTGGGTACAGCTCAACTCTTTATGAGAAAATGTGTCTTTCAAATTGTTTCATTGACTTCTAAATTCGGCTGTTTATTATATGTTGTACTTTCTCATTCCCATTGCTTATAAAGTTATAATTAGTAGGTCATCTTattctatttcacttttcacggtGTTTCTTTCTGTACCCTTTTGTCTTGCTTTAAAGGTCGAGACTATTTCTGGAACGCTGGTTATGAGATGGGTCAACTCACAGCTTGGAAGGATTTTAAGTTGGGTTGAGCGAGCTCTTCAACAAGAGGTAGCTGTTTAAGTTAGTTACAATTAGCCATTCAAGAACAGTTTTCTCATCGCATCTTCCTTTATCTAGGTTAAGGATCTAAGTGTAGTTATGTAATAATGCTGTAACTTCTTTTGCTAATTTTCCAGAGATGGGATCCAATATCTCCACAACAGCGGCATGGGAGTTCAATTGTTGAAGTATATAGGATTGTGGAAGAGGTATAAACATGCTATGTCTTCAAATAAACTATTTTCTGAATAATCAGTAGTAGACTACTATCCCTTGATATGTAAATATGTGAGTGAAAGGCATTATGCTAAGGATGTTCATCAAATTCTAAGCACATCTATTTGATTTATGAAATGCCAATCTGGATTTACCATTTTCTATATAAGACAATAGCTAATGCAAATTGTCATGTATGTTTCTTCTGGTTCAGACTGTTGATCAGTTTTTTGCTCTGAAAATTCCAATGCGGCCTTCAGAATTAAATGGACTTTTTCGGGGTATTGACAATGCATTTCAAGTGTATTCAAATCATGTCATTGACAAGTTGGGTGAGTATATGCTGCATGTAAACTATTAGTTTGTCATTTTAGCAActggattttattttttacccCACCGTCCTTATACAAAATCTCTCTCTTCTCCATCCTTTTCACTTCTCGTCCCTTGTTCCAATTAAATCTCAACAGTGTGATTTTGACATGCAGCAAACAAGGAAGAGTTAATTCCACCTGTTCCTATTCTCACGAGATACAGGAAGGAAGCTGGAATAAAGGCTTTTGTAAAGAAAGAACTATTTGAATCTAATAAGGTGCCTGAAGAGATAAAGTCGAGTGAAATCATTGTCCAGACTACTCCAACTCTTTGTGTTCAGTTGAATACACTATATGTGAGTTGAAGTTGGGTTTTCAATTGTCGTCAGGGAATGATTAgcagaattttatttttcatattagtGTTTGCTCTTTTAAGATTGTTATCACCTCAATTTAATGATACCTTTCTAATTATAAATGTTTCTGTTACAAACAGTATGCCATTAGTCAACTGAGTAAGTTGGAAGATAGCATTTGGGAACGATGGACAAAGAAAAAACCTCGTGAACAGTTTATCAGTACGTATTTGTTTTGACCTTTTTGTTCTAAGCTCTCACCCAACTGCATATGTTATCTACAGAAAGAATGTGTACAGTTAATGTTAGACCCTTTCAATCTCTAGCTTTCTTGTCATAGCAACTTAACAGTTAATTTCATATGCTTGGTGAcctagttatttttaaaatcatcacGTATACCGCAACCCGTGTCTGATTTGTCACTGCATTGGATATTTCTCATCCACTTCAAAAAATTATGGCTAAATCATCAATTAGGATGTTTACTCAATGATTTTTGACTTGCACTAGTCTCCACGCTTACGAGGCTATTCTACATTTCCAACTTTATTTGCTCTAGGTTTTACTGTAGCCCTTGTTTTTTGCATCCAGATGGACTGCTTAGAATCATGAGTTAATCAGTCATCTATttgcatttaataataatttgcaAGTTCCATGATATGCTTAtgttttaaacttatttacaaataaatagTATAATGCATATTAATCTATATGTTGACAGGGAAATCTATGGATGAGAAGTCCACGAGTTTCAAGCAGAAGAGCACTTTTGATGGGAGTAGAAAAGATATTAATGGGGCTATTGACCGTATCTGTGAGTTCACCGGTAAGGATTACTTGCCTTTACAAAGACTATTACCTCGAGGATTAATATTGACATCATAACTATTTTCAGGAACTAAAATCATTTTTTGGGACTTGAAGGAGCCATTTATTGAACACTTGTATAAACCCAGTGTTGCCCAATCACGGCTGGAAGCAATAATCGAACCACTGGATACCGTAGGTGACATCATTCTAAAGTTATTTTCTTGTTCATCCTTGCTTTGATAAAAGACCTTATTTACAGTCATTGCTGCAGGAACTAAATCAGCTCTGTAGTATTATTGTCGAAGCACTCAGGGATCGCATAGTGACAAGTCTCCTTCAAGCTTCTATGGTCTGTGCCATTTCTTCTCGAAACAAATATGGCAAAgtgattgaatttgtttctcaCTGAAATGTGTTTTTCTCTCAGGATGGCTTACTGCGTGTGATATTAGATGGAGGATCATCACGAGTTTTCTTCCCGGCTGATGCAAGACTTCTAGAAGAAGATTTGGAAATTTTGAAGGTATTTAAATACTTTTGCATTGAGTTTGGAGTGAATTCAGAATAGATTAATTGGGTAGATTGCAACTAAATCATCTAACTGGAGATTCTTGTTTTACGTTTCAGGAATTTTTCATATCTGGAGGAGATGGACTTCCTAGAGGAGTAGTTGAGAATCATATAGCACGGATTCGTCATGTAATTAAGTTGCATTCTTATGAGGTTAGTTATTGCTGCTACATAAGTCATCCTGGTCCTTTAACTTATGGATTGCACTCATTTAAATCAGATTTGGCCtatattgataatttaattcaaaactCTCCAAAATAAGACGAATTTGCTTATTTCATTTATATCTTCATGATTGCTTTTAGAGTGCATGAAAAGCAACCGAGAAAAtacttttgttttatattttatatgaattcaAACATGTCCGTATTTAATATTTGTATGATTGCCTTCCACGCCCTGTGTATTTGGAAGAGTGATTAACTAAATTGTCAAGATAAACCAATTTTGATTTACGAGTCTGTCCCACAAGTTCAAGAACCGGGACAATCCTCTGCTGTATAATAAACACAAGCTTTTAGCTGGAtgaattttgatattttgaattGGCTTGCAGACTCGAGAATTGATCGATGACCTGAAATGTGTAAGTGGGGTGGAAAGGCAGGGTGGTGGAAGCAAATTAGGTGCTGATACACAAACTTTATTGAGAATATTATGTCATCGGAGCGATTCTGAAGCATCCCAATTTCTAAAGAAACAGTTCAAAATACCCAAATCTTCCTCATAGCATTTCGAATTCTattcctttcttcttctttctcacTCTATGTTCTCAATCTTTCTCGTCGGCAATTTTTGTATTTGTAATATCGCGTTAGGCGTAAGCGGTTTCTCCATTGTTTAGGCTGTTTTTACTCTGTAGTCTGTACATTCATTGAGGCTGTAATTTGTGAGCACTTTCTTTCTTCTTAATACACACAAATGCTCATCTTTTTCTTGTTCTTGCTTTTAGCATTTTGTTTCTGGCACATCTCTTCACAATGCAAAACAAGCACATTGACAAATATTCAGCATGAATTTATGACAATTGGATGTGTATCATTTCAATTGGATGTATAGGtcatgtttattttaaaattaaacggtgaaatgtcatatttttttaaagaagtaaccattaaaataaaatgtgaaTCATTCATTTGCAGTTGgggaaaaaaattcataaaaaaaatgtagaTTACAGCATGATTGGGCTGAACATGAGTCCCATGAAAACCCTGAATTTAGCTTCAGATAGTCCATATTTATGCAGGTTAAACTGAATTTTGaatgtgtttttttataaaattgaacaaattttatgtagatttaaaatatttaaaatcaaattgttttttaatttgattaggaTTTTGGAAAAGTTGTAAAACAACCTAAAATCAGTAGGAAATTCAACTACTTTTTACACCTAAAATATTTTTGCTCTATATCTGAAAATATTCACTTTGTATTTCTGTATCATACATGTATTGAACTTTGAAGTAAAATATGGatatgctttatattttttagtaggTAAAAATGAAAGCGCAAAAtgtgaaaaaatatttatcttttaaatatttctttttacTTAAAGCGTATTttcagaaattaaaattttctttaattattttgtgGGTTTCTAtagatttttctaaatttaaataaattgaaaaatcaaagaaaaatattataatgttaAATGAAATTTATCGGTCCGAAAtggtttaaaagaaaaaaaaatagaagcaAGCGAAGCAGCAGCAACTAGCAAACAGTGAGTGATGGCTTCAGCAGGAGGCAACGCAGGTTCAGGGAACGTAGAGTGGCACGTAAGACCACCAAACCCTAAAAACCCAGTTGTTTTCTTCGACACTACGATCGGCACCATTCCCGCCGGTCGCATCAAAATGGAACTCTTTGCCGATATTGCCCCTAAAACCGCCGAAAATTTCAGGCAGTTCTGCACTGGAGAATACAGGTAATAAAGAACACTGTATAATTTTTATTGGGGTGATGATTTtggtttaattgttttttaattgattCTTTAAGAAAATTATTACAGGAAAGCTGGATTGCCGGTTGGTTACAAGGGGTGCCAGTTTCATAGAGTGATTAAAGATTTTATGGTTCAAGCTGGTGATTTTGTTAAGGTCAGTATGCTATACTCGATTCTTCGTTTAATTTAGTTATGGCTTATTCTTagtgatatataattattatttttatattttatagcaTTAATTGTGAAAAGTTATAGGTTGATGATATAATATGCtttgttttgaattgttttcgttggtttggttttgtaggGTGATGGTAGTGGATGCATTTCGGTATATGGACATAAATTTGATGACGAAAACTTCATTGCCAAACACACCGGTCCTGGTTTACTCTCAATGGTATGCttcctttcttttcttcttctgttATACTATCTATGTCGTGTCTGTTTTCATGATTTTATCCCTGATATTTGTTGTTTGGCTTTTTTTGATTGTTAGAAACACTAATTTGTTAGTTTTAAATTGTAAACGAAGGGCAATTTTTTTGTGCGTGTTTCAGTGTAATAGACTATTCAAATTCAAGGCAGTCCTTTCTGAAAATTTCTTAAAGATTTTGAGGACATtcttaatttgttaaaagtTCTATTGATGTCCAATGAGAAACCCTGTTCCTTAAAGATTGATGGAGTGTTGGTCAACCTAAAGATTGACCGTCTTGATTTTGATGCTACTGCCCTGTCCCATGCTCACTAAAGGCACATCTTTTTGCTTCTTTGCAGGCTAATAGCGGACCAAATACTAATGGATCTCAGGTACTTTCTATATCTCTCACGCACGCTGAGTCATGCATGCGCACTTgtagcttaattttttttttttaaaaggccTGCATGCACACTTTGATGTTCACCGGGATCCAGAAACCCTACGTTCTCTGCCAGAGGTTTAATGATGCCAAATAATTCTTTGCTATAAACTCTGCTTAGTTGCACCTATCTGACAAAGGTGCATAGTTTTTCCTCCTTACTACAGCAGGCAGTAGATACAATTATCACTCATCGGAAGTTTAAATGCTGATTCTTGATATAATTATGCCACATTGTTTAATCCTTATCCCCTTATGAGTAACGATTGCCTAAATTTTTACTAGCTGAATAATGTTTCTTGGCACATGCTTCTACTAATAATGCAGTGAAATTCTTAATATTAAGTTGACTTTATCTTCCATTTCCTGCAGTTCTTTATCACTTGTGCAAAATGCGACTGGCTGGACAACAAGCATGTTGTCTTCGGGGTATGTTCTTCAACTTCTGTATAACAGTAATAACAGCTCATTACCTTTCTTTACTTGTCTAATATAGCTCATACTCCTTGAGCTGAGATAGATTATCTTCCAAATACCCAATAGCCATGTTAAATTAGCCGAGCTTAAACGAGCTTGT
This window of the Mercurialis annua linkage group LG5, ddMerAnnu1.2, whole genome shotgun sequence genome carries:
- the LOC126682174 gene encoding peptidyl-prolyl cis-trans isomerase CYP22 — its product is MASAGGNAGSGNVEWHVRPPNPKNPVVFFDTTIGTIPAGRIKMELFADIAPKTAENFRQFCTGEYRKAGLPVGYKGCQFHRVIKDFMVQAGDFVKGDGSGCISVYGHKFDDENFIAKHTGPGLLSMANSGPNTNGSQFFITCAKCDWLDNKHVVFGRVLGDGLLVVRKIENVATGPNNRPKLACTIAECGEM
- the LOC126681015 gene encoding protein unc-13 homolog, with the protein product MEEENSVQLLQRYRRDRRILLDFILSGSLIKKVVMPPGAVTLDDVDLDQVSVDFVLNCAKKGGMLELSDAIRDYHDNTELPHMHNGGSAAEFFLVTNPETSGSPPRRPPPPIPVSTPSHVYTPPPASAPSPLVSFSSVGKSESFNSTEVRELTVDDIDDFEDDEEVESIRVSRRNTISAADIMPKLPTFATGITDDDLRETAYEVLLACAGAAGGLIVPSKEKKKDKRSRLIRKLGRSKSESIVQSDRAPGLNGLLEIMRAQMEISEAMDVRTRQGLLNALSGKVGKRMDTLLVPFELLCCISRTEFSDKKAYIRWQKRQLFILEEGLINHPVVGFGESGRKASDLRILLAKIEEAEFRPSSEGEVQRTECLRSLREVAVALAERPARGDLTGEVCHWADGYHLNVRLYEKLLLSVFDILDEGKLTEEVEEILELLKSTWRVLGLTETIHYTCYSWVLFHQYIITQEHRLLQLAIEQLRKISLKEQRGPQERLHLKSLSSRVEGEDLSFLQSFLSPIQKWADKQLADYHKNFAEDSATMEDVVLVAMVTRRLLLEESDQASVTDREQIESYISTSIKSAFTRTFQAVERLDTMHEHCLALLAEETKKLLRKESTVFTPILSRRHPQAIIISASLLHRLYGIKLKPFLDAAEHLTEDVVSVFPAADSLELYIMSLISSGEGNAEANFRKVTPYQVETISGTLVMRWVNSQLGRILSWVERALQQERWDPISPQQRHGSSIVEVYRIVEETVDQFFALKIPMRPSELNGLFRGIDNAFQVYSNHVIDKLANKEELIPPVPILTRYRKEAGIKAFVKKELFESNKVPEEIKSSEIIVQTTPTLCVQLNTLYYAISQLSKLEDSIWERWTKKKPREQFIRKSMDEKSTSFKQKSTFDGSRKDINGAIDRICEFTGTKIIFWDLKEPFIEHLYKPSVAQSRLEAIIEPLDTELNQLCSIIVEALRDRIVTSLLQASMDGLLRVILDGGSSRVFFPADARLLEEDLEILKEFFISGGDGLPRGVVENHIARIRHVIKLHSYETRELIDDLKCVSGVERQGGGSKLGADTQTLLRILCHRSDSEASQFLKKQFKIPKSSS